The genomic region GTCGCGGGTCCACGCATCCTCACCACCACCACCGATCGGCTGGCAGGGCTCCGGCAGGCCCTCACCGAGCAGGGCCGCGAGCTACCCGAGCGCCGCATCCGGTACGCCGAGTTCGACCGCGACGGCGGCGCCGAGGCCACCGCGCGGCTGCTCGACGCCGACCCCGGGCTGACCGCGATCGTGGCCCTCAACGACTCGATGGCCATCGGCGCCCTCGCCACCCTGCGGGCCCGCTCGCTGGCGGTGCCGCAGCAGGTCTCCGTGGTCGGCTTCGACGACATGCCGATCGCCCGGGACGTGACACCCGCGCTGACCACCGTGCGGCTGCCGCTCGTCGACATGGGAATCCGGGCGATGTCGCTGGTGCTGGGCGCCGGGACGCCGACGCCCCGGGTCGAGGTGCTCCCCGCCGAGCTGATCCGCCGGGACACGGCCGGGCCAGTGCCTGCGCAGCGGCGCGAGACGGCCGCCACGGCGTAGCCTGCGCCGGTGCTGATCCGTGAATTCGACGACCAGGACTGGTCGCAGGTGTGGCCGATCATCGAGGACGTGGTCCGGGCCGAGGAGACCTTTCCCTTCGACCCGGAGATGACCGCGGACGCGGCGTACGGCATCTGGGTGGAGGCCCCGCCCGGGCGGACCGTCGTCGCGGTCGACGGCGGCCGGGTCCTCGGCAGCGCGAAGATGGGCACCAACCGGCCCGGACCGGGCGCGCACGTGTCCACCGCGAGTTTCCTGGTCGCCGCCGACGCGCGCGGCCGGGGCGTGGGCACCGCGCTGTGCCGCGACGCCCTGACCTGGGCACGCCTGCGGGGGTACGCCGGGATGCAGTTCAACGCCGTGGTGGAGAGCAACCGGTCGGCGGTCGAGCTGTACCGGCGGGAGGGCTTCGAGGTGGTCGGCACGGTGCCGGGCGCGT from Micromonospora lupini harbors:
- a CDS encoding GNAT family N-acetyltransferase translates to MLIREFDDQDWSQVWPIIEDVVRAEETFPFDPEMTADAAYGIWVEAPPGRTVVAVDGGRVLGSAKMGTNRPGPGAHVSTASFLVAADARGRGVGTALCRDALTWARLRGYAGMQFNAVVESNRSAVELYRREGFEVVGTVPGAFRHPTLGRVGLHVMYQEF